ATGCTTCAAGGACAATTGGCTGGTGTAACTGTTAGTGCCAATGGGGGAGATCCTACTTCTACTCCTTCTATCGTGATTCGCGGACAAGGTTCGCAAAATGGTGATAATGTACTTTGGGTTGTTGATGGGGTGCCAGGTGCTCCCATTGCATCGATGAGTGATATTGAATCTATTGTGGTCTTGAAAGATGCTGCTTCTGCAGCTATTTATGGTGCGCAATCAGGTGCTGGAGGTGTTATTCTAGTAACAACTAAGAAAGCGAAAAAAGGAGAACCTTCTCTTAGTTATGATGCTATATTGGGTATAAGGCAGGCTACCAATCTACCACAATCGCTTACTGCTGAGCAGGAAATAGAGATGCGTAAAACATCGTATGCTAATGCTGGTAATACACTGCCTCCAGGTTGGGACACTAGCCTCAATCCTTGGATTGCAACGACCCGTACCGATTGGATGGATGCTATTTTTCGTACGGCGCTTTATCAACGTCACAATGTGGCTTTAAATGTAGGTACTGACAGTTTCAAACATCGTATTTCATTTTCTTATGATGATGATCAGGGAACATTGATCAATACTTATAATAAAGCACTCGCAATGCGTTATAATAGTAGTTTTAAACTGAATAAATGGGTAACAATCGGTGAGGACTTCATTTGGAAAAATACCACAAGCCAAGGTACAAATACTTCAAGTGCCTATTCCGGGGTTATTCTTTCAGCACTTTATATGCCACGTAGTGCAACGGTGTATAATCCATTGGATGGTTCTTATGGTGGAACAACAACCGAAGACCCTGCCTATATTGCAAAATATGGTCAGAACTACTCGAGTATCCACGGTGATGTGATTAATCCTGTACGCACGCTTGAAGCGGACACGAATTATAACAAGACAAGCGATACGTGGTCAACGACTACTCTTCAAATTGCTGATTTTATTAAAGGGTTGAAATTTACTAGTCGATTTACTTATAATCTAACAAGTAATCATTATAAGAATTTCACTCCGATACGTGATGAAGTGGGTAAACCTGATAATTCGAATAGTTTGAATGAATCAACTTATCGTACGGACTCATGGAAAACGGAAAACACACTTACGTATGACCGTATATTTGGTGAACATACGTTGAGTGCCTTGCTTTCTACTACTGCCGATCATTATGAAAACCGTGGTTTACAGGTTTCCGGATCTAACTTTGCTGATGAAACAAAAACATTGCAATATTTGGCCTATGCTGCTTCTACTGCGGCAAAAGATTACCTAAATGGACCGGATGCAAACCTATCGTTGATCTCTCGCTTGGCTTATTCGTTCAACGATAGATATTTTGTTACGGCATCATGGCGCCGTGACTATGCTGGGCGTTTGCCTAAGGAAAATAATTATGGAGACTTTCCTGCTGCAACAGTGGCATGGAAAATATCGAATGAAAAATTCTTTAAAAAGAGTGATCTTATCTCGCTTCTAAAGTTTCGTGCATCTTGGGGGCGTGTAGGTAATTTGGGTTCAATAAACCGGAACTATAAATCACCTTCTTTGAAGATCAATGAGAATACCGGAAATGAATCTGGTCAGTACGGTGTTACTGGTGGAAAGAAATGGGGAACCGCTGTTTATAATGCTATTGCACTTAATTCGGACTTAACATGGGAGACTTCAGAACAGACGGATCTAGGTTTGGATGCTAGTATGTTCAAAAATCGTTTGTCTTTGTCGTTTGATTATTTCGAGAAACGTACGTTTAATCTGATACAATCAGAGCCAATGTGGCCTACCACAATGGGGCTAAACCCTATGCTTGTAAACCGAGGTGAAGTACGTAACCGTGGTTTTGAAATGCAAGCTAATTGGTCTGATGCTATCAATAAAGACTTTTCTTATTTCGTCTCAGGTAACTTTTCTGTTCTTAAAAACTGGGTATCAGATACAGGAGTGAAAAATGATGATGGCACTCCTGGCGTTTGGACCGGTGGTGGTGCATTCCGTAATTTGCCTTATATGTATCAAACTGCAGAAGGGCAACCACTTAACTCTTATTATTTGGTTAAGACAGACGGTATTTTTCAAACGGATGCTGAAGCAGCTGCTTATGTCAATAAAGAGGGGAAACGCATTCAGCCTAAGGCTGTAGCGGGCGATTTGAAGTTTATAGATTATGACGGTGATGGTACCATCAATAACTCTAAAGACCGACAATATTGTGGTAATGCTACTCCTAAAACTTCTTTTGCTTTTTCTTTTGGTGCAACTTACAAAAAAATATCACTAAGTGCTATGCTTCAAGGCGTAGGAGGTGCACAAGCATTGAATGTGGCTAAGTATATGACTTTAAGTGATGTTGAAGGAGGATTCAATCGTTCCAATGAAATACTTAATGCATGGAGTCCTACAAATACTTCATCAAATATTCCTCGTCTTTCAAAGTCTGATCCGAATGCAAATTTTTCTACTCCATCAAATTGGTATTTAGAAGATGCCTCATATCTCCGCATTAAAAATGTAACACTTTCTTATGATATGACCGATTTGCTTCATAAATGTGATAATCTAAGTAAACGTAATAGTAATATGTCGATTTATTTTAGTGGAGAAAACTTGTACACCTTCACTAACTACTCAGGTATAGATCCTGAAAATGGAGGATATGATGGAATGAAATATCCGGTGTCACGTGTATTCTCTTTTGGAGTAAAATTGACCTA
This is a stretch of genomic DNA from uncultured Bacteroides sp.. It encodes these proteins:
- a CDS encoding TonB-dependent receptor: MNSINLIYLTMLKKFFWGISLFLAFAIIPSNVWSQNVNISGTVSADGSPLVGVTVKVKGVTLGTITDVDGKYTLAVPNSQSIITYSFIGYKTEERVASAKTINVNLVEDTKVLNEVVVLGYGANTRKQDLSASVGVINNTDNLVTRPVTSTESMLQGQLAGVTVSANGGDPTSTPSIVIRGQGSQNGDNVLWVVDGVPGAPIASMSDIESIVVLKDAASAAIYGAQSGAGGVILVTTKKAKKGEPSLSYDAILGIRQATNLPQSLTAEQEIEMRKTSYANAGNTLPPGWDTSLNPWIATTRTDWMDAIFRTALYQRHNVALNVGTDSFKHRISFSYDDDQGTLINTYNKALAMRYNSSFKLNKWVTIGEDFIWKNTTSQGTNTSSAYSGVILSALYMPRSATVYNPLDGSYGGTTTEDPAYIAKYGQNYSSIHGDVINPVRTLEADTNYNKTSDTWSTTTLQIADFIKGLKFTSRFTYNLTSNHYKNFTPIRDEVGKPDNSNSLNESTYRTDSWKTENTLTYDRIFGEHTLSALLSTTADHYENRGLQVSGSNFADETKTLQYLAYAASTAAKDYLNGPDANLSLISRLAYSFNDRYFVTASWRRDYAGRLPKENNYGDFPAATVAWKISNEKFFKKSDLISLLKFRASWGRVGNLGSINRNYKSPSLKINENTGNESGQYGVTGGKKWGTAVYNAIALNSDLTWETSEQTDLGLDASMFKNRLSLSFDYFEKRTFNLIQSEPMWPTTMGLNPMLVNRGEVRNRGFEMQANWSDAINKDFSYFVSGNFSVLKNWVSDTGVKNDDGTPGVWTGGGAFRNLPYMYQTAEGQPLNSYYLVKTDGIFQTDAEAAAYVNKEGKRIQPKAVAGDLKFIDYDGDGTINNSKDRQYCGNATPKTSFAFSFGATYKKISLSAMLQGVGGAQALNVAKYMTLSDVEGGFNRSNEILNAWSPTNTSSNIPRLSKSDPNANFSTPSNWYLEDASYLRIKNVTLSYDMTDLLHKCDNLSKRNSNMSIYFSGENLYTFTNYSGIDPENGGYDGMKYPVSRVFSFGVKLTY